The DNA segment TTGTTTGAAATTCAAACTCTTTATTTTTTCCAGCTTCTATTTTATATGTTGTATTTGCAATTTTAGCTTGAGCCATTTGAGTTGCAATTGTTCTTTTCCAAATTAAACTATAAAGTCTGTATTGAGAAGGATCTAAATAATCTTTAACCATAGTTGGTTTTAGACTCATATCAACTGGTCTTATTGCTTCGTGAGCCTCTTGAGCACCTTTTGCAGTTGATTTAAAACTTCTTGGTTTTGTTAAAGAGTAATCTTTTCCATACTCCTCTTCAATAACTTTTTTAGCTGCAGTTGTAGCAACTGTTGATAAGTTTAAAGAGTCAGTTCTCATATAAGTGATTAAACCACCTGTATGATTTGGAATATTTGCTGTATTTCCTTCATATAGTTGTTGTGCTATCATCATTGTTTGAGCAACACTAAGACCAAGTTTTCTAGATGCCTCTTGCTGAAGAGTTGAAGTTGTAAATGGAGCAGCAGGATTCCTTAGACTATCTTTTTCTTCAATGTCTACTAAAGTAAAATTTCCACTATTTAAAGAAGCTTCAATTTCTCTAGCCTCTTTTTCATTTCTAACTTTGATGTTTTTTCCATCTTTTTTTGCTAATTCACTAGATAACTCTGGATTTATAAAATCAGCTTTTATTCTCCAATACTCTTCTGGAACAAAGGCTCTAATTTCATTTTCTCTATCTACTATTATTTTTACAGCAACACTTTGAACACGTCCTGCACTAAGACCATATCTTACTTTTTTCCATAAAAGTGGTGAAAGTTCATATCCAACTGCTCTATCTAAAATTCTTCTTGCTTGTTGAGCATCTACTAGATTTTGGTCAACATCTCTTGGATTTTCTAATGCTTTAAGTATTGCATCTTTTGTAATTTCGTGAAAAACTATTCTTTTTATTGGATTTTTTTCAATTTTTAGAGCAGGAATTAAATGCCATGCAATAGCTTCTCCCTCTCTATCTTCATCGGCTGCTAGGTATATAGTTGTATCTTTCGAGATTTGTTTTTTTAAATCAGCTATGACCTTTTTTTTGTCTGTACTCACTTGATAATTTGGTTTGAAATTATCTTCAGGGTCAAAGCCTAAAGTTGATTTTGGTAAATCTCTTACGTGTCCCATAGAAGCCATAACTACATAATCAGAACCTAAGAATTTTGATATTGTTTTGGCTTTCGCTGGAGATTCCACTATTACTAAATTTTTCACTGATACTACCTTCTAACCTTTTTTTAAGAGTTTGCATTCTAACATAATTTTATTAAAGAGATAAAAAAATTATTTTATTTGAATATAATAATTTCTTCTTCTAAATCTATATTGAATTCTTCTTTTACTTTTTTCTTTGCTAAATCAATTAGATGTATCGCATCTTCGAAAGTACCATTTCCATGGTTTACTAAAAAATTTGCATGAGTATTTGAAAACTCCATATCACCAATTCTGTGACCTTTTAATCCAACTGCTTCTATTAATCTTCCAGCAAAATCACCTTTTGGATTTTTAAAGCAACTTCCAGCACTAGCAATTTGTGGTTGATTATCTCTCATTTTTACAAATTCATTTTGCATATCTTTGCTAAAACCTTTTTCAATATGAAAAACAGCTTCAAAAATGATTGAATCAATATTTGTGTGTCTATAAGAAAAATCCAAATCTTTTTTTTCAATATAGCCATCTTTTGTTTTAATACTATGTAAATAGTTAAAAATTTCCCAAGATTTTAATCCAGCATTCATTTTAACTAGCCCACCAATATTTCCAGGAAGTTTTGCTAGGAATTCTAAATTTGCTATGTCATTTTTTCTAGTATAAGTTAGAAGTTTTCCACTACTTGTTGCGCAACCAACATATAAAAGACCATTTTCTTCTTTTATATAATCAAAGCTTTCACCTAAAATAGCAAATTTTTTTTTACAATTTGAAGATATTAATAAGTTATTGGCTCTTCCTATTATTTGGAAATCTTTAAAATCGCCTATTTCATCTATTATAAAAACATTTTTTATTGGACCTATGTGAATAGATGAGTATCTTTTAAAGTCAACTGTTTTGTAATTCATCTAGCTCTTAACTCTTCATAATTTTCAGGAATTAAAAAATCTTCTGATTTAATTAAATTTTGATAATGTCCATGTTTATAACCTAATTCAAATAATTTATCTATTGCTTTATATTGAATTTCACTCAGTTTTACAGAATTATCATTTGCATAAAGGTCTAAATATTTATCTAAAGTTGATGCATCAACTCTAATTAAACCTTTTTCAAGTAGCATAGGTGCTAAAGTTTTTCTATTTTTATTTGCAACATCAACAGCTTTTATTAAAGCTTTTTCATATTTTATTGCATCATGAAGTGGAATTGAACGACGAAGACACATTCCTCCAAGTGGAAGTGGTAACTTTTCACCATCGCATAGACCTACCCAAATATCCCAAATCTCTTTTTCAACCTCTAATTCATTACTATAAGTTAAAATAGATT comes from the Aliarcobacter cibarius genome and includes:
- the topA gene encoding type I DNA topoisomerase, whose translation is MKNLVIVESPAKAKTISKFLGSDYVVMASMGHVRDLPKSTLGFDPEDNFKPNYQVSTDKKKVIADLKKQISKDTTIYLAADEDREGEAIAWHLIPALKIEKNPIKRIVFHEITKDAILKALENPRDVDQNLVDAQQARRILDRAVGYELSPLLWKKVRYGLSAGRVQSVAVKIIVDRENEIRAFVPEEYWRIKADFINPELSSELAKKDGKNIKVRNEKEAREIEASLNSGNFTLVDIEEKDSLRNPAAPFTTSTLQQEASRKLGLSVAQTMMIAQQLYEGNTANIPNHTGGLITYMRTDSLNLSTVATTAAKKVIEEEYGKDYSLTKPRSFKSTAKGAQEAHEAIRPVDMSLKPTMVKDYLDPSQYRLYSLIWKRTIATQMAQAKIANTTYKIEAGKNKEFEFQTKGQRIIFAGFMKAYTEGSDNPEAALDSTEKILPNIKVGTILELGNLSSEQNFTKPPSRYTEASLVKKLESEGIGRPSTYAPTISTIQAREYVVKTEDKKLAPTQTGEIVNSFLTDHFSNIIDLGFTAKIEEQFDDIAEGKKAWVDVMKNFYGDFKETIKDKEENISKSDYSQVRELGIDPKSGKPVSARVGRFGPFVQIGTKDDEEKPKFVAIPDNLNMDSITLDEALFLFNLPRVVGVDNEGNEIKANIGRFGPYLQVKSKYYSLKTDDPYTVDETRAKEIISEIDEAKSKALIKEFAKEKIQILNGTYGAYIKQGRKNFKIPKTKEAENLTLEECLDIIEKDSKTSKKPARKTAAKSTTTKKTTKAKKE
- a CDS encoding UDP-N-acetylmuramate dehydrogenase — translated: MNYKTVDFKRYSSIHIGPIKNVFIIDEIGDFKDFQIIGRANNLLISSNCKKKFAILGESFDYIKEENGLLYVGCATSSGKLLTYTRKNDIANLEFLAKLPGNIGGLVKMNAGLKSWEIFNYLHSIKTKDGYIEKKDLDFSYRHTNIDSIIFEAVFHIEKGFSKDMQNEFVKMRDNQPQIASAGSCFKNPKGDFAGRLIEAVGLKGHRIGDMEFSNTHANFLVNHGNGTFEDAIHLIDLAKKKVKEEFNIDLEEEIIIFK